A genome region from Ignavibacteriota bacterium includes the following:
- a CDS encoding PhnD/SsuA/transferrin family substrate-binding protein, which translates to MQHRLRAASLLLIIVLFLGVASLILYSWTTDIGQGFPPSPPGQRSSAVSRKPVLSIGVVSRYPPPVIYHGYQPIMDYLTERTPYIFELRPAGSYQEAVDRLVRGETAAAFLGTYIYVRAHDQFGVQAILKPLNENGEPLSRSVLITRSGSPIQNVRDLAGKRLALPSQDSFSGNWLPLAEFGPDEAPVVRHFSHHHSVVYQVLRGAFDAGVVKERVAREFTNRDIRIVLSSSPIPGSPLVVRKDCDTAIVRAIRTALLDIDVRRSYDRELVQQWDQEFRYGFAEATEEDFNGIRGLLQGRGGKRP; encoded by the coding sequence ATGCAGCATCGCCTCCGCGCCGCATCCCTCCTTCTTATCATCGTCCTGTTCCTCGGCGTTGCGAGCCTCATTCTCTATTCCTGGACGACCGATATCGGGCAGGGATTCCCCCCATCTCCGCCCGGCCAGCGATCATCGGCAGTCAGCCGCAAACCCGTGCTCTCCATAGGCGTCGTTTCGAGATATCCTCCACCGGTGATCTACCACGGCTACCAGCCGATCATGGATTATCTTACGGAGCGAACTCCGTACATCTTTGAGCTCCGGCCGGCGGGCTCATATCAGGAAGCCGTGGATCGCCTTGTGCGGGGGGAAACCGCCGCTGCCTTCCTGGGAACCTACATCTACGTCCGGGCACACGATCAGTTCGGCGTGCAGGCCATTCTCAAGCCGCTGAATGAGAATGGCGAGCCTCTCTCCCGCTCCGTGCTGATCACCCGTTCCGGTAGTCCGATCCAGAATGTGCGCGACCTGGCGGGCAAGCGGCTTGCCCTGCCATCCCAGGATTCATTCTCCGGCAATTGGCTCCCGCTGGCGGAGTTCGGCCCGGACGAGGCTCCTGTCGTCCGCCATTTCTCTCACCACCATTCGGTGGTGTACCAGGTCTTGCGCGGGGCATTCGATGCCGGCGTGGTGAAGGAGCGCGTGGCCCGGGAATTCACCAACCGGGATATCCGCATCGTCCTCTCTTCGTCACCGATCCCGGGTTCGCCCCTCGTCGTCCGGAAAGATTGTGATACCGCGATCGTCCGGGCGATACGCACAGCGCTTCTCGACATCGACGTGCGGCGATCGTATGACAGAGAACTCGTGCAACAGTGGGACCAGGAATTCCGGTATGGGTTTGCGGAGGCGACCGAGGAGGACTTCAACGGCATCCGTGGTCTGCTCCAGGGACGGGGAGGGAAGCGCCCATGA
- a CDS encoding SGNH/GDSL hydrolase family protein: protein MRMHGSSYRRMTFVLTAICLMASASRTPLHAGVDSPRVVILGSSTAAGANATPLSNSWVSKFTTYLAAQEPASSVTNLAVGGYTTFNIMPTGSTPPAPWNTSAFAPVATRNITAALSLDPDLIIINLPTNDGDLHVPVELQMANYAAIITAAAAQHVPVWIATPQPRTNGDATARALLRAMVDATFEAFPDRTIDFWTDIADADGRILPVYDSDQVHLNNAGHALLSERAIATVNLTQPAEPFVAMHPRARIVTEGNPVSFLAIGSWSGPLEYQWQRDGIDLPGETSPVLAFTAVSLADSGALFRCVITDGATNAVSNAARLTVITPVVPPSATIISDDFSGSALDMSVWQFKDPLHDATLSFTGTGSDDAWLNISVPGRGESRSVDQHQ, encoded by the coding sequence ATGCGCATGCACGGTTCATCATATCGGCGGATGACCTTCGTCCTGACAGCGATATGCCTGATGGCATCCGCCAGCCGGACACCGCTCCATGCCGGTGTGGATTCTCCACGGGTGGTCATCCTTGGATCGTCAACCGCTGCGGGAGCCAACGCGACGCCCCTCTCGAACTCCTGGGTAAGCAAGTTCACAACATATCTTGCTGCACAAGAACCGGCATCCAGCGTCACCAATCTGGCGGTCGGCGGATACACGACCTTCAATATCATGCCGACGGGAAGCACGCCCCCTGCACCCTGGAACACCAGTGCTTTTGCTCCCGTGGCAACCCGGAATATCACCGCGGCACTCTCGCTCGACCCGGACCTGATCATCATCAATCTCCCGACGAACGATGGCGATCTCCACGTCCCGGTAGAACTCCAGATGGCCAACTATGCCGCCATCATCACGGCCGCCGCGGCTCAGCATGTCCCCGTCTGGATAGCCACTCCCCAACCGCGTACCAACGGTGACGCCACGGCGCGGGCACTGCTCCGCGCGATGGTCGATGCGACTTTCGAAGCCTTCCCGGACCGGACGATCGATTTCTGGACCGATATTGCGGATGCCGACGGGAGGATCCTCCCCGTCTATGACTCCGATCAGGTACATCTGAACAATGCCGGTCATGCGCTCCTCTCCGAGCGGGCCATCGCGACGGTGAACCTCACACAACCCGCTGAACCCTTCGTCGCGATGCACCCGCGCGCACGCATCGTGACCGAAGGCAACCCGGTCTCGTTCCTGGCGATCGGCTCATGGAGCGGGCCCCTGGAGTACCAATGGCAGCGCGATGGCATCGATCTCCCCGGTGAAACATCTCCCGTGCTCGCGTTCACGGCGGTGTCGCTTGCCGACAGCGGAGCACTCTTCCGCTGTGTGATCACCGATGGAGCAACGAATGCCGTGTCGAATGCCGCCCGGCTGACCGTCATCACCCCGGTAGTGCCCCCCTCCGCCACCATCATCTCGGATGATTTCTCGGGAAGCGCGCTCGACATGAGCGTATGGCAATTCAAAGATCCACTCCATGACGCGACCCTGAGCTTCACAGGAACAGGTTCGGACGACGCCTGGCTGAATATCTCCGTTCCCGGGAGGGGTGAATCACGATCTGTGGACCAACACCAGTGA
- a CDS encoding Ppx/GppA family phosphatase: MARFAVIDIGTNSIKFHIGERKDDGTWGVVLDRADLTRLGETLQSTGEIGPETMERNVAAIAGMVAEAAKEGAGAVAAVGTMALRTARNSKQFIDRVRERCGLAIEVIPGEEESRLSYLAVKSGVGLSDGSMVIFDTGGGSTEFVFGKGTAVQDRFSLNVGALRFTESFGLGDVVTPERLKEAMDAVGKDLERLDAAAAPDALVGMGGTVTNIAGVRHRLAKYDPDIVQGSTIDKWEIDRQIELYRSRSVEDRRHVIGLQPKRADVILAGLCIVHTIMEKLHKDIFTVSDRGLRHGLLVDRFGA; the protein is encoded by the coding sequence ATGGCACGGTTTGCCGTCATTGATATCGGCACCAATTCGATCAAGTTCCACATCGGTGAACGCAAGGACGACGGGACGTGGGGCGTGGTGCTTGACCGCGCTGATCTCACCCGGCTTGGAGAGACGCTGCAGTCGACCGGTGAGATCGGCCCCGAGACGATGGAGCGGAATGTCGCCGCGATCGCCGGCATGGTCGCCGAAGCGGCAAAGGAAGGTGCCGGCGCGGTCGCCGCGGTCGGCACCATGGCCCTGCGCACAGCGAGGAACAGCAAGCAATTCATCGATCGCGTCCGTGAACGCTGCGGACTGGCGATCGAAGTGATCCCCGGTGAGGAGGAAAGCCGTCTTTCCTACCTCGCAGTCAAATCCGGCGTCGGACTCTCCGACGGTTCCATGGTGATCTTCGACACCGGCGGTGGCAGTACAGAGTTCGTCTTCGGCAAGGGCACGGCAGTGCAGGACCGCTTCAGCCTGAATGTCGGAGCCCTCCGCTTCACGGAATCATTCGGGCTTGGTGACGTGGTCACGCCGGAGCGTCTCAAAGAAGCAATGGATGCGGTCGGCAAGGACCTCGAACGCCTTGATGCCGCGGCAGCCCCCGATGCGCTGGTGGGCATGGGTGGGACCGTCACGAACATCGCGGGTGTACGGCATCGCCTTGCCAAATACGACCCGGACATCGTGCAGGGTTCGACCATTGACAAATGGGAGATCGACCGGCAGATCGAGCTGTACAGGTCACGGTCCGTGGAGGACCGCCGCCACGTCATCGGGCTCCAGCCCAAGCGTGCGGATGTCATCCTCGCCGGACTCTGCATCGTGCATACCATCATGGAGAAGCTCCACAAGGACATCTTCACCGTGAGTGATCGCGGGCTGCGACATGGCCTGCTGGTCGACCGGTTCGGAGCCTGA
- a CDS encoding SdiA-regulated domain-containing protein → MRQPLSILATTVLLGILSCARTEPPVTPTGSTLPVKDLTLISVGTMSVGEPSGLAYAPKTGTLYMVSDSRQEIFIIDTTGRVLSSIPVTASDLEGIALSPNADTIYVVEETASQITRFLPNGTKISSQPVLIRTDPKHALEGITVNPDGHIIVLNEKTPTALAEYSGTSEVRRLTLSETSDISDICYDAVTDAWWVVSDESRRVLKYSRSGQLLGVWASPLEQGEGIAFIGDRLYLVSDSDAKFYVFARP, encoded by the coding sequence ATGCGACAGCCGCTGAGCATCCTCGCGACCACGGTCCTTCTGGGCATTCTCAGCTGTGCCCGTACCGAACCGCCCGTCACCCCAACGGGATCCACACTCCCGGTGAAGGACCTCACGCTGATCAGCGTCGGCACGATGAGCGTCGGAGAACCTTCAGGCCTCGCCTACGCTCCGAAGACCGGGACGCTGTACATGGTCTCCGATTCGCGCCAGGAGATCTTCATCATCGACACCACCGGAAGGGTGCTGTCCTCGATCCCTGTCACGGCCTCGGACCTGGAGGGCATCGCGCTGTCGCCCAATGCCGATACGATCTATGTCGTTGAAGAAACCGCATCACAGATCACACGCTTCCTCCCGAATGGCACGAAGATATCATCCCAACCGGTCCTCATCAGAACGGATCCCAAGCATGCACTCGAAGGGATCACCGTCAACCCGGACGGACATATCATCGTCCTGAACGAAAAGACACCGACGGCGCTCGCTGAATACTCCGGCACATCGGAGGTCCGCCGCCTCACGCTCTCCGAAACCTCCGACATCTCCGATATCTGCTACGATGCTGTCACCGATGCCTGGTGGGTGGTCAGCGACGAGTCGCGCAGGGTCTTGAAGTACTCCCGGTCGGGACAATTGCTTGGGGTCTGGGCTTCACCGCTGGAGCAAGGGGAAGGTATCGCTTTCATTGGCGATCGACTCTACCTCGTGTCGGATTCCGACGCCAAATTCTATGTCTTCGCCCGCCCCTGA
- a CDS encoding lamin tail domain-containing protein gives MRTLSARCLSLFLVIGLAVLSSCSRQEPALVEPPPVVPGEVILNEVYSRGTPGNLDWVEIYNPSSLPINIGGYKIYDAGGQTGVKEKKTIPAGTIVPAMGFVVVVTDTNSSAAVSDGFGLSSAGEQVWLENASGTLIDTITFLAMDTAQSFGRFPDGGATWAVLSGFTRGAANRQ, from the coding sequence ATGCGTACGTTATCGGCACGTTGCCTCAGCTTGTTCCTGGTCATCGGACTCGCGGTGCTGAGTTCCTGCTCGCGGCAGGAGCCAGCGCTCGTGGAACCACCACCGGTGGTCCCCGGCGAAGTCATTCTGAACGAGGTCTACTCCCGCGGCACTCCGGGTAACCTGGACTGGGTGGAGATCTACAATCCGTCGTCCCTCCCCATCAATATCGGTGGCTACAAGATCTACGATGCGGGCGGGCAGACGGGTGTCAAAGAGAAGAAAACCATTCCCGCAGGGACCATCGTCCCCGCCATGGGTTTCGTTGTTGTTGTGACCGATACGAACTCCAGCGCGGCAGTCTCTGACGGCTTCGGCCTGTCCAGCGCAGGGGAACAGGTCTGGCTGGAGAATGCGAGTGGTACCCTGATCGACACCATCACGTTCCTCGCGATGGACACGGCGCAATCCTTCGGCCGTTTTCCTGACGGCGGGGCGACCTGGGCAGTACTGTCCGGGTTCACACGCGGCGCTGCGAACAGGCAGTAA
- a CDS encoding sigma-54-dependent Fis family transcriptional regulator codes for MKILVVEDEKIHRITLADLLKKDGHAVTACADGDAALSQLASETFELVLSDLRLPGAGDLDVLRDARARSPETIVIMMTAYGTVDTAVEALKLGAYDYLVKPFAPDKLLSILRHLNEFRRVMDENQQLRQKIQQIEKRPIIGDSPVMRKLSETIRAVASREYTVLIRGESGTGKELVARALHDLSPRRDRPFVTLNCAALPASLLESELFGHEKGAFTGAIRRHDGYVERAAGGTLFIDEIDDLPMDLQPRLLRVLQEKEIVRVGGSSIIPVDVRILAASKVELQDEVKAGRFRPDLFYRLNIIPVMIPPLRQRKEDIVPLVAHFFEKHGAKDRFRLLSPQSFDDLRRYAWPGNVRELENLVERIIALSDSLAVQDILHETLGDATGDVPADATANPSSYTALMEEREREIIMKAMEQSGDNVAAAARLLELPRSTLRSKLEKWQQ; via the coding sequence ATGAAGATCCTTGTTGTTGAGGATGAGAAGATCCACCGCATCACGCTCGCCGATCTCCTGAAAAAGGATGGGCACGCCGTCACGGCGTGCGCCGACGGGGATGCGGCACTCTCCCAACTGGCGTCGGAGACATTCGAGCTCGTTCTTTCTGACCTGCGGCTGCCCGGTGCCGGCGACCTCGATGTCCTCCGCGATGCCAGGGCCCGTTCCCCGGAGACGATCGTCATCATGATGACCGCGTACGGGACTGTGGATACCGCGGTGGAGGCGCTGAAACTCGGCGCCTATGATTATCTCGTCAAGCCGTTCGCTCCGGACAAATTGCTGAGCATTCTCCGTCACCTGAATGAGTTCCGGCGGGTGATGGACGAGAACCAGCAATTGCGCCAGAAGATCCAGCAGATCGAAAAGCGCCCCATCATCGGAGATTCGCCGGTGATGCGAAAGCTCTCGGAGACGATCCGTGCTGTCGCCTCCCGCGAGTATACCGTTCTGATCAGGGGGGAGAGCGGTACGGGAAAAGAACTGGTGGCGCGTGCACTCCATGACCTGAGTCCACGGAGGGACCGCCCGTTCGTGACCCTCAACTGTGCCGCGCTTCCTGCGTCGCTCCTGGAAAGTGAATTGTTCGGCCACGAAAAGGGGGCGTTCACCGGCGCCATCCGGCGGCACGATGGCTATGTGGAGCGCGCCGCGGGGGGGACGCTTTTCATTGACGAGATCGATGATCTGCCGATGGACCTGCAGCCCCGGTTGCTCCGGGTGCTTCAGGAGAAGGAGATCGTCCGCGTGGGCGGATCCAGCATCATCCCCGTCGATGTGCGGATCCTCGCGGCCAGCAAGGTGGAACTGCAGGATGAGGTCAAGGCCGGCCGTTTCCGGCCGGACCTGTTCTACCGCCTGAATATCATCCCGGTGATGATCCCTCCGCTCCGTCAGCGGAAAGAAGACATCGTCCCGCTCGTGGCGCACTTCTTCGAGAAGCACGGGGCGAAGGACAGATTCCGTCTGCTGTCGCCGCAGAGCTTCGATGACCTGCGGAGGTATGCGTGGCCCGGGAACGTCCGCGAACTGGAGAACCTCGTGGAGCGGATCATCGCGCTGTCGGATTCGCTCGCGGTCCAGGACATCCTCCATGAAACCCTCGGAGACGCGACCGGGGATGTGCCCGCGGATGCCACCGCGAACCCGTCGTCCTATACCGCACTGATGGAAGAACGGGAACGTGAGATCATCATGAAGGCGATGGAGCAGTCGGGGGACAACGTCGCCGCCGCCGCACGATTGCTCGAGCTTCCGCGCAGCACGCTCCGGAGCAAATTGGAGAAATGGCAGCAGTGA
- a CDS encoding lamin tail domain-containing protein, with the protein MKRSTLLLTVLVLLCAATMIGYGQSAVKMNEVFTRGTAGNLDWIEIYNGAATQIDISGYKIYDTGGQGGTKPKKAIPAGTILAAKGFTVVITDTATSASIADGFGLSSGGETVWLENASGTIIDSVVIPALGLDTSWARKPDGSTNFVKLSPMTRGTNNEPLIVMNEIYSRGAAGNLDWIEIYNGASTQIDVSGYKIYDTGGQGGTKPKKALPAGTIIPAKGFHVVIVDTATSASIADGFGLSSGGETVWLENAGGFIIDSVVIPALGVDTSWARKPDGSVTFAKLSPVTRGASNGPGTAVEEYEAVVSRYALHQNYPNPFNPTTTISYDMLTASKVSLKIYDLLGREVATLFDGQQSAGQHVVTFDASGLASGVYLCRLSSAGFAATTRLLLMK; encoded by the coding sequence ATGAAACGAAGCACACTGCTCCTGACGGTCCTGGTGCTGCTCTGTGCAGCCACCATGATCGGCTATGGCCAGTCCGCCGTGAAGATGAACGAGGTCTTCACCCGCGGCACAGCGGGCAACCTCGATTGGATCGAGATCTACAACGGTGCGGCGACCCAGATCGACATCAGCGGATACAAGATCTACGACACCGGCGGCCAGGGCGGTACGAAGCCGAAAAAGGCCATCCCCGCCGGAACGATCCTGGCAGCAAAGGGATTCACCGTGGTCATCACGGACACCGCAACCAGCGCGTCCATCGCTGACGGCTTCGGCCTGTCGAGTGGCGGCGAGACCGTGTGGCTCGAGAACGCCAGCGGCACCATCATTGACAGTGTCGTGATCCCGGCCCTCGGTCTCGATACGAGCTGGGCACGGAAACCGGATGGCTCCACGAATTTCGTGAAGCTCTCGCCGATGACGCGCGGCACCAACAACGAACCTCTCATCGTGATGAATGAGATCTACTCGCGTGGCGCGGCCGGCAATCTGGACTGGATCGAGATCTACAACGGCGCATCGACCCAGATCGACGTCAGCGGCTACAAGATCTATGACACCGGCGGCCAGGGCGGCACCAAACCCAAGAAGGCCCTCCCCGCCGGGACCATCATCCCCGCGAAGGGGTTCCATGTCGTGATCGTGGATACCGCAACCAGCGCCTCCATCGCAGACGGATTCGGGCTGTCGAGCGGCGGTGAGACCGTGTGGCTTGAGAATGCCGGCGGCTTCATCATCGACAGTGTCGTGATCCCGGCACTTGGCGTGGATACCAGCTGGGCACGCAAACCCGACGGAAGCGTCACGTTCGCGAAGCTCAGCCCGGTGACCCGCGGCGCAAGCAACGGTCCGGGGACCGCCGTCGAAGAGTATGAGGCCGTTGTCTCCCGTTATGCGCTCCATCAGAACTACCCGAACCCCTTCAACCCGACGACGACCATCAGCTACGATATGCTGACAGCATCCAAGGTGAGTCTGAAGATCTACGACCTGCTCGGACGTGAAGTGGCGACATTGTTCGATGGCCAGCAATCCGCCGGGCAGCACGTCGTGACGTTCGATGCCAGCGGCCTTGCCTCCGGCGTGTACCTGTGCCGGCTCTCATCGGCAGGTTTTGCGGCGACCACCCGCTTGCTCCTCATGAAGTAA
- a CDS encoding DUF47 family protein: MDLLLRKTRKLERQIDEYLDQVIRGALVFKEGMKCYLRGQTDQFAVHMQDLENIESTGDTLRRSIETKLYMETLIPESRGDVLGLLESSDRVLNRITETLAQFDVEVPEVMEEFKPLYLDLTDAAMSTVEHMVSAIRAYFREPDQVRDYINKAMFYEKQSDMIGDRIKRNIFRMDIDLSKKIHMRYFTYHIEAIADEAEDVCDRLAIATIKRSL; encoded by the coding sequence ATGGATCTTCTGCTCCGTAAGACCAGAAAACTCGAACGACAGATCGACGAATACCTGGACCAGGTCATCCGCGGCGCACTGGTCTTCAAGGAAGGCATGAAGTGCTACCTGCGCGGGCAGACCGATCAGTTCGCCGTTCATATGCAGGACCTGGAGAATATCGAGAGCACCGGCGATACCCTGCGCCGTTCGATCGAGACGAAGCTCTACATGGAGACACTCATCCCGGAGTCGCGCGGCGACGTTCTGGGACTCCTCGAAAGCAGTGACCGGGTCCTCAACAGGATCACCGAGACCCTCGCACAGTTCGATGTGGAGGTTCCCGAGGTGATGGAGGAATTCAAGCCGCTGTACCTGGACCTGACCGATGCGGCGATGTCCACCGTGGAGCACATGGTCAGCGCGATCCGCGCCTATTTCCGCGAACCGGACCAGGTGCGGGACTACATCAACAAGGCGATGTTCTACGAGAAGCAATCGGACATGATCGGCGACCGGATCAAGCGGAACATCTTCCGGATGGACATCGATCTGAGCAAGAAGATCCACATGCGCTATTTCACCTATCATATCGAGGCGATCGCGGACGAAGCAGAGGACGTCTGCGACCGTCTTGCCATCGCCACCATCAAGCGGAGCCTCTAG
- a CDS encoding inorganic phosphate transporter, giving the protein MINWLFISTGVFLGWSLGANHAVNVFGTAVASRMVRFRTAAVVAGIFVLLGAVFSGAGTTQTLNTLGAVNAIAGCFTVALAVGLTVAWMTRLKLPVSTSQAVVGGIIGWNMFTGSPTDTTSLSKIVSTWLIGPILAAVFAFVLLKLVGVILRNMRFHMLHIDAWTRTGLMIGAAIAAYMLGANNIANVMGMFVPASPFSDLTLLQMVRISGTEQLFFIGGASIAVGIYTYGERVMETVGKDLYKITPLSGLVVVVAESIVLFLFTSQALEGLLIDAGLPSFPLVPLSSTQVVIGAVIGVGLAQGGRGINYAVLLRIGAGWVIAPVVAGIIAFILLFFVQNVFEQNVVRLTPYAVTHDVLREVHRGGVDTTSIAPLTGTRYDGSSDFRRSLENSGVWTEQQLVIIFACARLDSVVVDTVRVDSRLSADFLLPTQRRSLAGFQGTVFPHRWQFERALEQGSPDWAPLPGNEPAAQQRREQKAVLYDLLRKH; this is encoded by the coding sequence ATGATCAACTGGCTCTTCATCAGCACCGGGGTGTTCCTGGGATGGTCGCTCGGGGCCAATCACGCGGTGAACGTCTTCGGGACCGCCGTCGCCTCCCGCATGGTGCGTTTTCGCACGGCCGCGGTCGTGGCGGGCATCTTCGTCCTCCTGGGAGCGGTCTTCAGCGGCGCCGGCACGACGCAGACCCTCAACACGCTGGGTGCGGTCAACGCCATCGCCGGCTGCTTCACCGTCGCCCTTGCCGTCGGCCTTACTGTCGCATGGATGACCAGGCTGAAACTGCCTGTCTCCACATCCCAGGCCGTCGTAGGCGGGATCATCGGATGGAACATGTTCACCGGGTCGCCCACCGACACCACCTCCCTCTCCAAGATCGTGTCGACATGGCTCATCGGGCCGATCCTCGCGGCCGTGTTTGCGTTCGTGCTCCTGAAGCTGGTCGGGGTGATCCTGCGCAACATGCGCTTCCATATGCTCCACATCGATGCCTGGACACGCACCGGCCTGATGATCGGAGCGGCGATCGCGGCATACATGCTGGGTGCGAACAACATCGCCAATGTCATGGGCATGTTCGTCCCCGCCTCCCCGTTTTCGGACCTCACCTTGCTGCAGATGGTGCGCATCTCCGGGACCGAGCAGCTCTTCTTCATCGGTGGCGCATCGATCGCGGTGGGCATCTATACGTACGGCGAGCGTGTGATGGAGACCGTGGGGAAGGACCTGTACAAGATCACCCCGCTGTCCGGACTCGTGGTGGTGGTCGCGGAATCGATCGTCCTGTTCCTGTTCACATCGCAGGCCCTTGAAGGCCTGCTGATCGATGCTGGCCTGCCGAGTTTCCCGCTCGTTCCGCTGTCGAGCACCCAGGTGGTGATCGGTGCCGTCATCGGGGTCGGACTTGCGCAGGGCGGACGCGGGATCAACTATGCGGTCCTCCTCCGGATCGGAGCCGGATGGGTCATCGCACCGGTCGTGGCAGGTATCATTGCATTCATCCTCCTGTTCTTCGTCCAGAATGTGTTCGAACAGAACGTCGTCCGCCTGACCCCGTATGCGGTCACGCACGATGTGCTCCGTGAAGTGCACCGTGGCGGCGTCGACACTACCTCGATCGCACCGTTGACCGGCACCCGGTACGATGGCTCCTCGGATTTCAGGAGGTCATTGGAGAACAGCGGAGTATGGACCGAACAGCAACTGGTGATCATCTTCGCCTGTGCGCGTCTGGATTCGGTCGTGGTGGACACCGTGCGGGTGGACAGCCGGCTCTCTGCCGATTTCCTCCTGCCCACGCAACGCCGGTCACTCGCGGGATTTCAGGGAACGGTGTTCCCGCACCGGTGGCAATTCGAACGCGCGCTCGAGCAGGGTTCGCCGGACTGGGCCCCTTTGCCGGGGAATGAACCCGCGGCACAGCAGCGCAGAGAACAAAAGGCGGTCCTCTACGACCTCCTCCGCAAACATTAG
- a CDS encoding DASS family sodium-coupled anion symporter encodes MTERPLDDLLDLEKHKLSVVHKRKATPMERWMKYLGVPIGLAVFLALYYMPTPAGLTAGGQAVIASFSLALIWWVAEPVPTYVTSLILMALLVFLDGWESKNVLGVLGFDVIWLNVLAFILSSVLIKTNIAKRAALTLVVRFGSSARPMLLAFLLLQLCLAPLIPATAARTVMTLPIMMVVGAIYGATAETPNNFGRNLFLQNLLGINIFSSAFMTGSTANLIAIAFIANMTGSKVYYTDWMFASLPIALIAMAIAWVIGPRLLFRLKPDEVRPQITGGMDALKEQLHAMGPVSLQEKKGALIFGIVVFLWVTDRFHMQWFGFEIDAVMAALVGAIITLSPRIGILQWNEADIPWHLMIFSAGAYAGGLALNDTGAATWVVQNIFRALNFGTHVNFWTVYIIVISLMMYSHLVFTSKTMRTIILIPFIIALAQQLGFNPLALALPAAFTIDWVIGLPISAKPNVILFTTGQYSVLDNLKFGFVIATIGILLLTIAGFTWFHFLGLTPGL; translated from the coding sequence ATGACCGAACGCCCCCTCGACGATCTGCTCGACCTGGAGAAACACAAGCTCTCGGTCGTTCACAAGCGGAAAGCCACACCGATGGAACGCTGGATGAAGTATCTCGGCGTTCCCATCGGACTGGCGGTCTTTCTGGCGCTGTATTACATGCCGACGCCTGCCGGACTGACGGCAGGCGGCCAGGCGGTGATCGCCAGCTTCTCGCTTGCATTGATCTGGTGGGTGGCGGAGCCGGTGCCGACGTACGTAACGTCGTTGATACTCATGGCGTTACTGGTCTTCCTGGATGGGTGGGAAAGCAAGAATGTCCTCGGCGTGCTGGGGTTCGATGTCATCTGGTTGAACGTGCTGGCCTTCATCCTGAGTTCGGTGCTGATCAAGACGAACATTGCGAAGCGGGCAGCGCTGACCCTGGTGGTCCGATTCGGCTCCAGTGCACGTCCCATGCTCCTCGCGTTCCTCCTGCTGCAACTCTGCCTCGCCCCCCTGATCCCGGCAACGGCCGCACGGACCGTCATGACGCTCCCGATCATGATGGTTGTCGGCGCGATCTACGGCGCCACCGCGGAGACCCCGAACAATTTCGGGCGCAACCTCTTCCTGCAGAACCTGCTCGGGATCAACATCTTCTCCTCGGCATTCATGACGGGGAGCACCGCCAATCTGATCGCCATCGCATTCATCGCGAACATGACGGGATCCAAGGTCTACTACACCGACTGGATGTTCGCCAGTTTGCCCATCGCCCTGATCGCCATGGCGATCGCCTGGGTGATCGGCCCGCGCCTGCTCTTCCGGCTCAAACCGGACGAGGTGCGCCCCCAGATCACTGGCGGCATGGATGCATTGAAAGAACAGCTTCACGCCATGGGACCGGTCTCCCTGCAGGAAAAAAAAGGAGCATTGATCTTCGGGATCGTGGTGTTCCTGTGGGTCACCGACCGGTTCCACATGCAGTGGTTCGGCTTCGAGATCGACGCGGTCATGGCAGCCCTCGTCGGCGCCATCATCACCCTCTCCCCGCGCATCGGGATCCTGCAATGGAATGAAGCAGATATCCCGTGGCATCTGATGATCTTCAGCGCGGGGGCGTATGCCGGGGGACTCGCACTGAACGACACCGGCGCCGCCACGTGGGTCGTGCAGAACATCTTCCGGGCGCTGAATTTCGGCACCCATGTGAATTTCTGGACGGTCTACATCATTGTGATCTCGTTGATGATGTACTCCCATCTGGTCTTCACGAGCAAGACGATGCGGACCATCATCCTGATCCCGTTCATCATCGCGCTGGCGCAGCAACTCGGGTTCAACCCCCTGGCGCTCGCACTCCCGGCCGCGTTCACGATCGACTGGGTGATCGGGCTGCCGATCAGCGCCAAGCCCAACGTGATCCTTTTCACGACGGGGCAATATTCCGTACTGGACAATCTCAAGTTCGGGTTTGTGATCGCAACCATCGGGATCCTGCTGCTGACGATCGCAGGATTCACATGGTTCCACTTCCTGGGCCTCACACCGGGGCTCTAG